In bacterium, the sequence CGCGGCTCTGGACGAAGCCAATTCAAAAAAGTACGGCGACATGATAGAAAATCTGTCCCAAAAATCCCAGCTTATTTTAATTACGCACAACCGCGAGACCATGTCTCGGGCCGGAATAATCTATGGAGTGACAATGGACAGAACCGGCGTCTCAAAGCTTCTTTCCATACAGTTTGCTGAAGCCGTGGCGGTGGCCAAATGAGTTTAAAGTTGAAAGTTTAAAGTGAAAAGTTAAAATCAAAATGGAAAGCGAATATGAAATATTCAGGCAGAAGAGGCATGAGAAGTGGAATACGCCGGAAGAAGAAATTGAATGGGCTTTGAAGGAAGCCGGTGGTTCGGGAATACTCAAAAAAGACAGAATAATAGAGGGGGAAACAAACGAGGTTCACATGGTAACTGACAGTAAGCAGAGAGAATTTGTCGTGAGAATTTCGCATAGAGAAAATCACAAGTTTGAAAGATTTGAAAGAGAAAAGTGGGCTTTGGAAAAATGCGCTGAAAAAGGAGTACCGGTACCCAAACCCTTGTTTGTCGGCAAAAGAGAAGTGGAAGGAAAACTTTTGCAGTTTTTGGTTGAATCAAAATTGACTGGGGTGGATTTGCGTACTTACTTAAAGCAGGGGGGAAACAAAGAGGCGGTTATGAAGGAAGTGGGGACACAGCTTGCAAAAATACATTCCGTTAGTATGGACGGATTCGGTTCTTTGAATGAAGAAGGACACGCTGAATATAAAACAGCGAATGATTTAATACGCGGCGATAAGCATTGCCAAGCTCAAAAGGTTTTAGAAAATGACAAAGTTGGAATTTTAGATAAGCATGTCATTGAAGATGCTGGCGATGTTCTAATAAGCGAGCTTGAGAAAGTTTCCGGTGTGGAGCCGGTTCTTTTACATGGCGATATACAGCCGAGTCATATTCTTGTGCACAATGGACAGGTCTCTGGTTTTATTGACTTTGAAAATGCCAAGGCCGGCGATAGAGCCG encodes:
- a CDS encoding aminoglycoside phosphotransferase family protein, which codes for MESEYEIFRQKRHEKWNTPEEEIEWALKEAGGSGILKKDRIIEGETNEVHMVTDSKQREFVVRISHRENHKFERFEREKWALEKCAEKGVPVPKPLFVGKREVEGKLLQFLVESKLTGVDLRTYLKQGGNKEAVMKEVGTQLAKIHSVSMDGFGSLNEEGHAEYKTANDLIRGDKHCQAQKVLENDKVGILDKHVIEDAGDVLISELEKVSGVEPVLLHGDIQPSHILVHNGQVSGFIDFENAKAGDRAEEFARWEMKFGEKYPIELFKKGYGEEFFGADFEFRKNYWRVFQSMARLTYLLREGKQFSIGEAEERLKETLRYFEDV